Within the Candidatus Paceibacterota bacterium genome, the region ATGGCGAACATCGTTGATGATCATCTTATGGAAATCACGCATGTTTTGAGGGCTGAGGAATGGCTTCCGTCAACTCCTAAGCACATTCTGTTATATAAAGCTATGGGATGGACACCTCCGATTTTCATACACCTTCCGCTTCTGCTAAATCCAACTGGAGGCAAATTGAGCAAACGCCAGGGAGATGTCTCAGTTGAAAACTATCTTGAAAAAGGTTATCTCAAAGAGGCTCTTTTGAACTTCGTTCTTCTTCTGGGATGGAACCCGAAAACAGATGAGGAAGTTTTTTCTCCAGATGAGATCATAAAAAGATTCGACGTTTCCGGAATAAACCACACTGGAGCCGTTTTTGATGTGAAAAAACTGGATTGGCTGAATGGGGTCTATATACGCAAGACAGAGCTGGGTGAATTAACCAAGCTTTGCATTCCATATTTGGTCAAGGCGAATTACATCGACGAAATTAAAAATGAAAAGATAAAAGATCAAAATGATAATTCAAAATTCAAAATTATAGATACAAACGAGGTAATTGATCTTGATCATTTGAAAAAGATCGTTGCGCTTGAACAGGAAAGGATGAAAATGCTTTCCGAAATAGGGGAGCTTGTGAAATTTATGTTCCGGGACAAGCTTGAGTATGAAAAAGGACTTCTCGCATGGAAAAAAATGACTCTTGAAAATGCAAAAATCAATCTCGGGATCGCCCTTGAGGAATTGGCGAAACTGGACGAATCAGAATTCAGCAGGGAAAATATCGAAAAAAAACTGAGAAGCGCCATGGAAGAGAAAAATATCAAAGCAGGGGAGATCCTCTGGCCCCTTCGCGCCTCGCTTACGGGACTCCAGGCTTCCCCCGGTCCTTTTGAAGTTGCAGAGGCTCTTGGGAGGAGTAAAACACTGAAGAGAATAAGCGAAGCCATGGAGAAAATTGGCTAATCGATCTTCATAATCATTCCAGGGAGCGATCTTCGAATGAGCTGCAATATCAATAAAAAAACTTCAGAATTATTTCTGAAGCATGTAGCATTATTTAATCTCCCGTTTTTCTTTTGATCACATTTATGAGCGCCGGATATTTGCCTGTCGTTTCATTGACATATTTCTTAGCATCTCGGACGCTGCCAAATTCTTTTATTATAGCGCCTCCTTCGGGATGAAATCCCAGATAAACGATTACGAGATGCCGATATACCTCGTCTTCCTGGTCCAAGTTTGTGAAAGACAGGATATCTCCATATTGCATGACAACTTCATTATTAAGCTGAAGCTCGAATTGTACAGACAAATAAAATTCGACGTTAACGTTTATAGAATTATTTGCAGAATTGTTTATGCGGGAATAATATACGTGATATTCCCTGGCATCTGCCCTATAAAATTCTACTTTCTTTTTTTCAACTTGCTTCTGCGCGACATCTGCGCAAGATTGTTCGTTCTGAACTGCGGAAATCCCGATCAATACGCCAGCCGCGAGAGCCAGTACGATCAGCAATAACACAATTAGATTTCTCATAACCACATCTCCTCGCCGTCTTAATTTCATTTTGATGGCATCAAGAACGACAATATACTCTACCCTATATCTTTATTATGGTGCCAGAAAACCCCGTGGCTTTCCACGGGGATGAATGGCTTATGAAAGATAGTCTCGGCGGAGCCGAAACTGATCATAAAAAACCCACCCAGATACTCCGTTGCTTGCAGCGGAGTTGGGTTCATTTTTGTAAATATTCGAACGGGTCCATTAGATAGACATCGGGATATGTGTTATAATTAAAGCAATTCCATATATCATGAATTAAAAATGCTGAAAATAAACAAGAAGGTAACAATAGCCGTTTGTATGTTTTTAATAACGTCTTTTATTGTGACGCCTTTTTATGCCATAGAAGCGGATGTTGTCGATGAGATAGAAAGCCAGATCAAGGAAAAAAGCGATCAGATAAAAAACCTGGAAAATCAAGCTGCGGAATATAAGGATGTCATAAAAGACCTTCAAATGAAACAACAAAGCTTGGATAATGAGATCGAGCTTTTAGATGCGCAGATCGCACAGCTCAATATCGAGATCCAAACGACGCAATCTCAGATCGATCAGGCCAATCTTGAGATCAATAATCTGCTCATAAGGATCCAGATCAAAGAGGAGGAGATCGGAAAGGAAAAAGAGATACTGCGAAGCCTTCTTCGAAAAATAAACGAGTACGACGGAGAGTCTGCTTTCGAGATCCTTCTGAAAACCGAACAATTCTCTGATTTCATAAATCAATCTAATTACGTAGATAAGGTCGGGGAAAAGATAAAAAGCACGCTGGACTCGCTGAAACTGATCAAAGGAGAGCTCGAGCAGGAAAAAGCAAATCTGGAAAGCAAGAAAAAAACGCTTGAAGATCTTAATAAGAAATTAACCGGACAAAAAGATGCCGCCAATTTGCAAAAACAATCGAAAGAAGATCTGCTGACTGACACCAAGGGAAAAGAAAATAAGTATCAAGATCTCCTGTTCAATGTAAAAAATCAAAAAAATTCGATCTTGGGCGACATCAATAAGCTGAAACGGGAGATGGAGACCGAGATCGCAAGGATCGCAGCGCTTGCTGAAAGACCCTCGGAAAATCTTGCATCTACGAGCTGGTATTTCACTCAGAACAACCCGAATTGGAAAGACAATACGATAGGATTTTCGGATTCCACCATAGATGATTATGGGTGCGCTATTGCGGCAGTCGCGATGGTCTTCAAGTACTATGGCATTGACATAGATCCGGGAAGGCTCGCCAAACAGCCCATATTCTATTACGACCTCATCGTCTGGCCGAAGCAATGGAGATATCTGGATCTGGTGAAAAATTCGGGCCACAAATCGGGCGGCCTGAACGAGGATGACTGGAATGTGGTGGACCGGGAGATCGCAAGCGGCCATCCGGTGATCGTTTTCATCAAAGCGCGGGGAAATGCCGGACATTATGTCGTGATCCACAGTAAAGACAGCAAGGGTTATGTAGTACACGACCCCATGACCTGGAACAATCAATCCGGAGCGAATATCTATCTCTCAACCACAAGAAAATATCTGGAATCCATTTATAAGGGGAAAACCGTAATAGATCAATACATCATTTATCATTGATCTTAATCTATGGAACTCATACAAGAAATCTGCGATAAGGATATCGGGGAAAAGGGCAATGTGAATGATGTCCGCTACAAGATCCGCAGGGCTGTTAGAGCTGTCATATTCAACGATCGAAACGAGATCACGATTCTGAATGTCACAAAAAATAATTACCACAAACTTCCGGGCGGAGGCATTGAAAAAGATGAGACCGTATTGAATGCTCTCAATCGCGAAATACTTGAAGAGACGGGATGCGAAGCAAAAATAACAGGAGATGTCGGCGTCATTCTTGAATGCAGAAATAAATTCGAACTGATGCAAATTTCATATTGCTACGCGGCAAAACTTGTGAAAAAATTAAATGATCCGTCATTTACCGATAAAGAGGTGCACGAAGGATTCAAGCTGGAATGGATGAAGGTCGATGAGGCGCTGCGGACATTTAAAAGCGACAAACCGATGACATATGAAGGCAGATTTGTTCAGAAAAGAGATATTGCGTTATTGTCTTCAGTGAACAACGATCGGCCCGCCGCATAAAATAATATTTTTAAAAAAGAAAAGGGGACAGTTGTCCTTTTTTTAATACATATGTCGCACGCGATCTTCCGGCGCTGCATGTTTTTCCTTGTAAAAAATACGGCATAAATGGGGATGAACCGACTAAGTTTTAACGGCAATTACGATGATATCATAAACAATCGTTTCGCAAGCCATGAATTCTGCGTAATGAAAAAAACCAAAAATTAACGGCCGAAATATTTCTTAAATAAAATAATTATAAATTTTACATAGCAGACAATGGCTATATTATATATCAAAAAATATTATAACATTTGAACATCATGCATATATATAATATGGGTTATATCGATCTGAGCAAATCAATTAAAATCGCTTTGTTTATATACAAAGCAAAAAACACTCTTTCAACGTCGCAAAAGCTACCTTGTGCGACACTGCACAAATCATTTTTAAAAGCGCTTTCGCGCCTGAAACTTAGCCTTATTCTCGTATTCATCTTTCAATATTCATCTTGGTACTTTCATTATACTCCCTCTCCTAACACTTGTCAAGAGGGGCTGTGCATAACTGCTTACGGCAAGAATATTTTTCTTTGTCACGATTATAAATCTCGAAGACAGTCGGTCTTTTTATCCCGAATATCTTGGCCAGTTCACCATAAGAACATCCTTTGTTTCTCATTTCTACCAGCCTTTTGTTTCTTTTAGTTTGTGGTTTTGACATATTATTATTGTTAATGTTCTTATCTATATGTTAGGTGATATTTTCGCAATTGTCAACACCTACACATATTTGCGCGCCGTCTTTTCCATCTCTTTATCGTTAAACTGCAGATAATCGAGCGCGGCGCGCGGGTTATTCCTCGAATGTCCCAAGATTCTCATAATCTCTACTATGTTACCCCCTAAATCTAAAATGTGGTGAGCTTTTGAGTGCCTGAGGCTATGTGGGCTTACTTTCTTCTTTAAGTTTGCACTAGAGGCCATTTCTTTGATCCAGCGCTGAACGGATCGTGTGGTGAGCCTTATTCCCCGGCCTTTTATTCCGGCCATGAATAAATGTTCTCTTTGGTTCATGCATAGTCTGATTCCGAGATACTGCATTAAATGCCTATGCGTTTCAGGAGACCAGAATATCCACCTCATGCGATTGCCCTTTTTGGTTCTTATGAACGCCTTAGGTTCGTTCTCTATGTCGGCGATGTTAAGATCGCATAACTCTGAAACTCTGATCCCCGTTTCCCATAATAGCCTCAAGATGATCCGTTTTTCGAGTGTGAAAAATTCTGACCTCGTGACTGTGTTTTCCATTTTCTGGTATTCTTCAAAAGTGATGTGACAATGAGGCCGAGGCATAAACTTTGGCGCGCGGATAATGAACGGATCAATGCATTTTATCCCCTGTCTCCTGTAAAAATCAAAGAAGTTTTTAATTACTATGGTTGCATATGCGACGTTCGCAATGGCGTATTTGTTTTTCATCATCTGCTGAAATTTAATTATATCCGTTATGCCAATTTCAGATATTATCTTTTTCACAAGTCCATTAAATCTTTCCAAATGTACGCGATACGTTACTGAGGCTTTGGCTGTGTAAGACCCTTTCCATGACAGATAATCTTCAATTTCTTTCTGTATCATACAAAATGCCACCCCTTCTATGCCCGCCGTCAAGCGAGCATTTCCAGAGTGGCGATAAGATTATACCACGATTCACGTGTAGTTGGAAACGCCTATTTGACGGCAGTCCTTCCGGACCCGACCTTTCGGTCATAGGCTGTTAAATAATTAGTTGTGTGTTCTTAAAAATATTCTTAGAGATTATTTGTTACTTTGCACCGTATCAGATTTAAATATATCTGTCAACAGCAATGTCCACAGGCACGAAAAAACAGACGGGTGAAGTCTGTCTTTTCTGAGATATTATCTTCCTCCATTAATTACAGATCCTACGTCATAGCCGTATTTTTTAAGGATCTCAGTCCCAACATAAATTGCGCATCCGACAAGGATTGATGCTGCGCCTTTGATGAAGTCTGTCTGGATCATTCCGACTCCGACTGTGACAAAGACGGTCGCTGCGGTTGAAAGAATCCCACTTGCTGTTGTCTGTTCCATTTTTTTAAATTAAATGATTAATTGAATGATACTTATATCAGCTTTAATCTTTCCGTTGCTTATAGAGCCTCCTATTGCTTCATTTGTTGGCTTATTTAAGCCTTTTTATGATATTGCGCCTTATCCGTGAAATAATACTTTTGGGCACGATGATGTGTCTCATTTGTCTCAAAAGTTTTATTACTTCGTTTGCGGTCATAAATTCAGAAAGTTTTTCCATTGAAGCGCAGTTGCTCCTCTGATAATTAAGTAACCTGTCGGATCGCAAAGCACCGGATCACCGAACTTTTTATAGTGGC harbors:
- a CDS encoding NUDIX domain-containing protein is translated as MELIQEICDKDIGEKGNVNDVRYKIRRAVRAVIFNDRNEITILNVTKNNYHKLPGGGIEKDETVLNALNREILEETGCEAKITGDVGVILECRNKFELMQISYCYAAKLVKKLNDPSFTDKEVHEGFKLEWMKVDEALRTFKSDKPMTYEGRFVQKRDIALLSSVNNDRPAA
- a CDS encoding tyrosine-type recombinase/integrase, encoding MIQKEIEDYLSWKGSYTAKASVTYRVHLERFNGLVKKIISEIGITDIIKFQQMMKNKYAIANVAYATIVIKNFFDFYRRQGIKCIDPFIIRAPKFMPRPHCHITFEEYQKMENTVTRSEFFTLEKRIILRLLWETGIRVSELCDLNIADIENEPKAFIRTKKGNRMRWIFWSPETHRHLMQYLGIRLCMNQREHLFMAGIKGRGIRLTTRSVQRWIKEMASSANLKKKVSPHSLRHSKAHHILDLGGNIVEIMRILGHSRNNPRAALDYLQFNDKEMEKTARKYV
- the gltX gene encoding glutamate--tRNA ligase, which produces MNKKIRTRFAPSPTGYLHIGSLRTAFYNYLFAKHNDGVFILRIEDTDRSRYVEGSIENLIKILNNMGLSYEEGVTLDKDGKLAHKGNFGPYMQSQRLDIYRKYVDELVKNDHAYYCFCSQERLEQMRKDQQANKMAPMYDGKCKKLSKDEINALIAKKTPYVIRMKVPREGVTEFEDIIYGKISVQNNTIDDQVLLKSDGFPTYHMANIVDDHLMEITHVLRAEEWLPSTPKHILLYKAMGWTPPIFIHLPLLLNPTGGKLSKRQGDVSVENYLEKGYLKEALLNFVLLLGWNPKTDEEVFSPDEIIKRFDVSGINHTGAVFDVKKLDWLNGVYIRKTELGELTKLCIPYLVKANYIDEIKNEKIKDQNDNSKFKIIDTNEVIDLDHLKKIVALEQERMKMLSEIGELVKFMFRDKLEYEKGLLAWKKMTLENAKINLGIALEELAKLDESEFSRENIEKKLRSAMEEKNIKAGEILWPLRASLTGLQASPGPFEVAEALGRSKTLKRISEAMEKIG
- a CDS encoding C39 family peptidase, translated to MLKINKKVTIAVCMFLITSFIVTPFYAIEADVVDEIESQIKEKSDQIKNLENQAAEYKDVIKDLQMKQQSLDNEIELLDAQIAQLNIEIQTTQSQIDQANLEINNLLIRIQIKEEEIGKEKEILRSLLRKINEYDGESAFEILLKTEQFSDFINQSNYVDKVGEKIKSTLDSLKLIKGELEQEKANLESKKKTLEDLNKKLTGQKDAANLQKQSKEDLLTDTKGKENKYQDLLFNVKNQKNSILGDINKLKREMETEIARIAALAERPSENLASTSWYFTQNNPNWKDNTIGFSDSTIDDYGCAIAAVAMVFKYYGIDIDPGRLAKQPIFYYDLIVWPKQWRYLDLVKNSGHKSGGLNEDDWNVVDREIASGHPVIVFIKARGNAGHYVVIHSKDSKGYVVHDPMTWNNQSGANIYLSTTRKYLESIYKGKTVIDQYIIYH